In Streptomyces sp. NBC_01717, one DNA window encodes the following:
- a CDS encoding pectate lyase family protein: MPVRTCHARAIALVMGCASLALAVSVPAQAAPRHQGVERAVLPAGDGWAASDGSTTGGSQATPDHVYTVTNRAELIAAFEDAGDAPKIVRIAGTIHGNSDAEGTPIGCEDYRTDGYTLDKYLAAYDPATWGKALPSGPLEDARAASAALQKAAVEVQVPSNTTLVGVGEDATVIGASLQVNNVSNVIVRNITFEDTYDCFPQWDPTDGETGAWNSEYDNLVVTGSSHVWVDHNTFSDGDRPDADQPRYYGELFQQHDGLFDIVRGSDLVTVSWNILKNHDKTMLIGNSDSAATAAIDRGKLRVTLHHNLFQDLKERAPRVRFGAVDSYNNHFVATAGAAYGYSYGVGMESRIVAEHNAFTLASQVDPATILKKWKESPITAGDNYVNGRRTDLIAVHNAGVPAEQLTPGAGWTPVLRTRIDNPRAVPGLVDRGAGAGKTC; this comes from the coding sequence ATGCCCGTACGCACGTGTCATGCTCGCGCCATTGCCCTGGTGATGGGCTGCGCCTCGCTCGCCCTCGCCGTCTCCGTCCCCGCCCAGGCCGCCCCCCGTCACCAGGGCGTCGAGCGCGCCGTGCTCCCGGCCGGCGACGGCTGGGCCGCCTCGGACGGCTCCACCACGGGCGGCTCCCAGGCAACGCCCGACCACGTCTACACCGTCACCAACCGGGCCGAGCTCATCGCCGCCTTCGAGGACGCGGGCGACGCACCGAAGATCGTCAGGATCGCCGGGACCATCCACGGCAACTCCGACGCCGAAGGCACGCCCATCGGCTGCGAGGACTACCGGACCGACGGCTACACCCTGGACAAGTACCTCGCCGCCTACGACCCCGCGACCTGGGGAAAGGCGCTCCCGTCCGGTCCGCTGGAGGATGCCCGCGCCGCCTCCGCCGCCCTGCAGAAGGCCGCGGTCGAGGTCCAGGTTCCGTCCAACACCACGCTCGTCGGCGTCGGCGAGGACGCCACCGTCATCGGCGCCAGCCTGCAGGTGAACAACGTCTCGAACGTCATCGTCCGCAACATCACCTTCGAGGACACCTACGACTGCTTCCCGCAGTGGGACCCCACCGACGGGGAGACCGGTGCCTGGAACTCCGAGTACGACAATCTCGTCGTCACCGGATCCAGCCATGTCTGGGTCGACCACAACACCTTCAGCGACGGCGACCGGCCCGACGCCGACCAGCCGCGCTACTACGGCGAGCTGTTCCAGCAGCACGACGGCCTCTTCGACATCGTCCGCGGCTCCGACCTGGTCACCGTCTCCTGGAACATCCTGAAGAACCACGACAAGACCATGCTCATCGGCAACAGCGACAGCGCCGCCACCGCGGCGATCGACCGCGGAAAGCTCCGCGTCACCCTGCACCACAACCTCTTCCAGGACCTCAAGGAACGCGCACCCCGCGTCCGATTCGGCGCCGTCGACTCGTACAACAACCACTTCGTCGCCACGGCGGGTGCCGCCTACGGCTACAGCTACGGCGTGGGCATGGAGTCCCGGATCGTCGCCGAGCACAACGCCTTCACCCTCGCGTCGCAGGTCGACCCGGCGACCATCCTGAAGAAGTGGAAGGAGTCCCCGATCACCGCCGGGGACAACTACGTCAACGGCCGCAGAACCGACCTGATCGCCGTCCACAACGCGGGAGTTCCCGCGGAGCAGCTCACCCCGGGCGCCGGCTGGACCCCGGTCCTGCGCACCAGGATCGACAACCCGCGCGCCGTCCCGGGGCTGGTCGACCGTGGTGCGGGCGCCGGAAAGACCTGCTGA
- a CDS encoding pectinesterase family protein, translating to MTSHLARRSVLSGALAATALALAPRASAATRQQILHVDPRGRGDHTTVQAAVSAVRSDGWTIVLAPGVYRETVLIPQTATNLTLRGTTRDPRDTVIVYDNAAGTAKPSGGTYGTTGSATTTVQADGFTARDLTFANDWLRADHPDITSGTQAVAIKVQGDRSAFLNCRFLGHQDTLYADSMGLGIFARQYFRDCYVEGDVDFVFGRATAVYEHCHFRTLDRTDLTAAPYGFVFAPSTAVANPRGYLVLNSHVTSGAPVAHYKLARPWVPGSDTTARPMLTVRESVLGPGIDSDAPYMNMQDIYPWQAQRFAEYRNTGPGARINVPENRPQLTDADAQVQTRSAYLGDWTPWKGC from the coding sequence ATGACTTCGCACCTCGCACGCCGGTCCGTCCTCAGCGGCGCCCTCGCCGCAACCGCCCTCGCCCTCGCCCCGCGGGCCTCCGCCGCCACTCGGCAGCAGATCCTGCACGTCGACCCGCGCGGCCGGGGCGACCACACCACCGTCCAGGCGGCGGTCAGTGCTGTCCGCTCGGACGGCTGGACGATCGTCCTCGCCCCCGGCGTCTACCGTGAGACCGTCCTCATCCCCCAAACCGCAACCAATCTCACCCTGCGCGGGACGACCCGCGACCCACGCGACACCGTGATCGTGTACGACAACGCCGCGGGTACGGCGAAGCCGTCCGGCGGCACGTACGGGACGACGGGCTCGGCCACGACCACGGTCCAGGCCGACGGTTTCACCGCGCGCGACCTCACCTTCGCCAACGACTGGCTGCGCGCGGATCACCCCGACATCACCTCCGGGACACAGGCCGTCGCGATCAAGGTGCAGGGCGACCGCTCGGCGTTCCTCAACTGCCGGTTCCTGGGCCACCAGGACACGTTGTACGCCGACTCGATGGGCCTGGGGATCTTCGCCCGCCAGTACTTCCGCGACTGCTACGTCGAAGGCGATGTCGACTTCGTCTTCGGCCGTGCCACCGCCGTCTACGAGCACTGCCACTTCCGCACCCTGGACCGTACCGACCTGACGGCCGCTCCCTACGGCTTTGTCTTCGCGCCCAGCACCGCGGTCGCGAACCCGCGCGGCTACCTGGTCCTGAACTCCCATGTCACCAGCGGCGCCCCGGTGGCCCACTACAAACTGGCGCGCCCATGGGTGCCGGGGTCGGACACCACGGCGAGACCGATGCTGACGGTCCGTGAGAGCGTCCTCGGCCCGGGCATCGACTCCGACGCCCCCTACATGAACATGCAAGACATCTATCCGTGGCAGGCCCAGCGCTTCGCCGAGTACCGGAACACGGGCCCGGGTGCGCGGATCAACGTCCCGGAGAACCGGCCCCAACTAACGGATGCCGACGCCCAGGTGCAGACCCGGTCCGCCTATCTGGGTGACTGGACGCCCTGGAAGGGGTGCTGA
- a CDS encoding pectate lyase — translation MKERAALRHHRRRRTGRRRMYAALTAALALTGAAVVTSLTVQPAGAATTAVAAWPTPNGSQPVSATIAVSGTYDGGLKRFYGSGDLGTGGQDEDQDPIFKLANGAVLKNVILGSPAADGIHCSGSCTLQNVWWEDVGEDAASFKGTSSSAVYTVTGGGARKASDKVFQFNGAGSLTITGGFQVSDFGKLVRSCGNCSTQYKRTITVNNVDVTAPGSAIAGINTNYGDTATLRSVRIHGDSSKKIKPCVRYTGNNTGDEPTETGSGPDGTYCRYSASDISYQ, via the coding sequence ATGAAGGAACGAGCCGCACTCCGCCACCACCGTCGGCGGCGCACCGGCCGGCGCCGCATGTATGCCGCCCTGACCGCCGCACTGGCTCTCACCGGCGCCGCCGTCGTCACGAGCCTGACGGTCCAGCCGGCCGGCGCGGCGACCACCGCGGTCGCCGCCTGGCCCACCCCGAACGGATCCCAGCCCGTCTCTGCGACCATCGCGGTCTCGGGGACGTACGACGGCGGGTTGAAGCGCTTCTATGGAAGTGGGGATCTCGGCACCGGAGGCCAGGACGAGGACCAGGATCCGATCTTCAAGCTGGCGAACGGGGCGGTTCTGAAGAACGTCATCCTGGGCTCGCCGGCTGCCGACGGCATTCACTGCTCGGGCAGTTGCACACTTCAGAACGTGTGGTGGGAGGACGTCGGCGAGGACGCGGCGTCCTTCAAGGGCACCTCGTCGAGTGCCGTGTACACGGTGACCGGCGGTGGCGCACGGAAGGCCTCTGACAAGGTCTTCCAGTTCAACGGCGCGGGCAGCCTGACCATCACCGGCGGGTTCCAGGTCTCCGACTTCGGCAAGCTGGTCCGCTCCTGCGGCAACTGCTCGACCCAGTACAAGCGCACCATCACCGTCAACAATGTCGATGTCACGGCCCCTGGCAGTGCCATCGCCGGCATCAACACCAACTACGGGGACACCGCGACGCTTCGCTCGGTACGTATCCACGGCGACAGCAGCAAGAAGATCAAGCCGTGTGTCCGCTACACGGGCAACAACACGGGTGACGAGCCGACCGAGACGGGCAGCGGCCCGGACGGCACGTACTGCCGCTACTCCGCCTCGGACATCAGCTACCAGTAG
- a CDS encoding SigE family RNA polymerase sigma factor, with protein sequence MGTVVDDAAAAEFHEFFEAHYAELARLAHLLTGEADAADDLAADALLALWHRWDRVRNADHPVAYARGIVANLARTRIRSAVRERRRIALFWAPRGGGYAVDDPDVSTIVDVQGALRRLPFRKRACVVLRHAFDLSERDTSLVLGISVGTVKSQTSRAVAELQRLLGPDTPAAQVQVAVAAQRDGGRH encoded by the coding sequence GTGGGCACAGTCGTCGACGATGCCGCTGCCGCCGAGTTCCATGAGTTCTTCGAGGCCCATTACGCCGAACTCGCCCGGCTCGCCCATCTGCTGACCGGTGAGGCCGACGCCGCGGACGATCTGGCGGCCGATGCGCTGCTGGCGCTCTGGCACCGCTGGGACCGGGTCAGGAACGCCGACCATCCCGTCGCCTACGCGCGCGGCATCGTCGCGAACCTCGCCCGGACCCGGATCCGCAGCGCCGTGCGCGAGCGCCGCAGGATCGCCCTGTTCTGGGCGCCGCGCGGGGGCGGATACGCGGTCGACGACCCGGATGTGTCGACGATAGTCGACGTCCAGGGGGCGCTGCGCAGACTGCCGTTCCGCAAGCGGGCGTGCGTGGTGCTGCGGCACGCCTTCGACCTGTCGGAGCGGGACACCTCGCTGGTGCTGGGCATATCGGTGGGCACGGTGAAGAGCCAGACCTCACGCGCCGTGGCGGAGCTGCAGCGGCTGCTCGGTCCCGACACGCCCGCCGCGCAGGTGCAGGTGGCTGTCGCGGCGCAGCGCGACGGAGGAAGGCACTGA
- a CDS encoding NCS2 family permease: MPESTVQRNAVDRYFAISDRGSTFGREIRGGFATFFTMAYILVLNPIILGSAEDKFGAHLSGPQLVTATALVAAVMTAIMGLGGNLPLAIAAGLGLNAVVAFQIAPLMSWPDAMGLIVIEGLLICVLVVTGLREAVMQAIPPALKQAISVGIGLFIAFIGFIDAGFATRIPGDTGSVPVQLGGTGQLSGWPVLVFCLGVLLTVALLARKVKGAILISIVVMTVVAIVINEIADIAPAAWGLTVPSLPGDVVAAPDFGLIGSFSLFGAFQQVGVVTIVLLVFTLILSDFFDTMGTVVGVSNEAGLLDEQGKVPNLGRVLLIDGVAAVAGGAASASSNTSYIESAAGVGEGARTGFASLVTGALFAVALFLTPLATVVPAQAAAPALIAVGFLLMAQVRHIDWERYEVAIPAFLTIAVMPFTYSITNGIGAGFLAYVVIKTVLGKAREVHWLLWGTSALFAVYFAIDPIEQLLGVK, encoded by the coding sequence ATGCCGGAAAGCACCGTGCAACGCAACGCCGTCGACCGCTACTTCGCCATCAGTGATCGCGGCTCGACCTTCGGACGCGAGATACGCGGCGGCTTCGCCACCTTCTTCACCATGGCCTACATCCTGGTCCTCAACCCGATCATCCTCGGCTCGGCCGAGGACAAGTTCGGCGCCCATCTCTCAGGTCCCCAACTCGTCACCGCCACCGCCCTGGTGGCCGCCGTGATGACCGCGATCATGGGGCTCGGCGGCAATCTGCCGCTCGCCATCGCCGCGGGACTCGGACTCAACGCCGTCGTCGCGTTCCAGATCGCACCGCTGATGAGCTGGCCCGACGCGATGGGCCTGATCGTCATCGAGGGGTTGCTGATCTGCGTCCTGGTCGTCACCGGGCTGCGCGAGGCCGTCATGCAGGCCATCCCGCCCGCCCTCAAGCAGGCGATCAGCGTCGGCATCGGTCTCTTCATCGCGTTCATCGGCTTCATCGACGCGGGCTTCGCCACCCGCATCCCCGGCGACACCGGTTCCGTACCCGTCCAGCTCGGTGGCACGGGGCAGCTCTCCGGCTGGCCGGTCCTGGTCTTCTGCCTCGGTGTGCTGCTGACCGTCGCACTGCTGGCCCGCAAGGTGAAGGGCGCCATCCTCATCAGCATCGTCGTGATGACCGTCGTCGCGATCGTCATCAACGAGATCGCCGACATCGCCCCGGCCGCCTGGGGCCTGACGGTTCCGTCCCTCCCCGGCGACGTCGTGGCCGCCCCGGACTTCGGCCTCATCGGCTCCTTCAGCCTCTTCGGGGCGTTCCAGCAGGTGGGCGTCGTCACCATCGTCCTGCTGGTCTTCACCCTGATCCTCAGCGACTTCTTCGACACGATGGGCACCGTCGTCGGCGTCTCCAACGAGGCCGGACTCCTCGACGAGCAGGGCAAGGTCCCGAACCTCGGCCGGGTCCTGCTCATCGACGGCGTCGCGGCCGTGGCGGGCGGCGCGGCCTCCGCCTCCTCCAACACGTCCTACATCGAGTCCGCGGCCGGCGTCGGCGAGGGCGCCCGCACCGGCTTCGCCTCCCTGGTCACCGGCGCGCTGTTCGCCGTCGCCCTGTTCCTCACCCCGCTCGCCACGGTCGTCCCGGCCCAGGCCGCCGCACCTGCCCTGATCGCCGTCGGCTTCCTGCTGATGGCGCAGGTCCGCCACATCGACTGGGAGCGCTACGAGGTCGCCATCCCGGCCTTTCTCACGATCGCCGTGATGCCCTTCACGTACTCGATCACCAACGGCATCGGTGCGGGCTTCCTCGCGTACGTCGTCATCAAGACCGTCCTTGGCAAGGCGCGCGAGGTGCACTGGCTGCTCTGGGGCACCTCGGCGCTGTTCGCGGTGTACTTCGCGATCGACCCGATCGAGCAGCTGCTCGGCGTGAAGTAG
- a CDS encoding peptidoglycan D,D-transpeptidase FtsI family protein: MNRTIRRASVFCLLLVLALLGRATWVQAYQARALADDDHNRRKTIAQYAQPLGDILVAGSPVTGSKGTQAGDLAYKRTYTQGELYAAVTGYSSQAYGATQLEGIYSHVLDGTDDRLKNPLDVVTGKQAAPGSVLTTIDPDVQKAAYDALGDDKGAAVAIDPGTGQILGMVSTPSYDPSKISGTSDGDTWQELLSDPDKPLVNRALRQPLAPGSTFKLVVASAALENGLYSSVDERTDSPDPYTLPGTSTVLKNESASAPCENATLRTALQYSCNNVFAKVAADLGEDKVRAMAEKFGFNTEKLDVPVRASKSVYPSGMDKSSTALTGIGQFEVTATPMQMAMVSAALANGGELAAPHMVSEVTDSDGNALQKFADGDTKRVVSASTAEQLRSAMVTVVEQGTGTNARIDGAEVGGKTGTAQNGVGNSNTPYAWFTSYAKDRSTGKEVAVAVVVEDSGSARSEVSGNGLAAPIAQKMMKAALKR, encoded by the coding sequence ATGAACAGAACAATCAGGCGTGCTTCGGTCTTCTGTCTGCTGCTGGTCCTCGCCCTGCTGGGGCGGGCGACCTGGGTGCAGGCGTACCAGGCCCGAGCCCTCGCGGACGACGACCATAACCGGCGGAAGACCATCGCGCAGTACGCGCAGCCGCTCGGCGACATCCTCGTGGCCGGATCACCGGTCACCGGATCGAAGGGGACCCAGGCCGGCGATCTCGCGTACAAGCGCACATACACACAGGGCGAGCTCTATGCCGCCGTCACCGGGTACAGCTCGCAGGCGTACGGCGCCACCCAGCTCGAAGGGATCTACAGCCATGTGCTCGACGGCACCGACGACCGCCTGAAGAACCCCCTCGACGTGGTGACCGGCAAGCAGGCGGCGCCCGGCAGTGTGCTGACGACGATCGACCCGGATGTGCAGAAGGCGGCGTACGACGCGCTCGGCGACGACAAGGGCGCGGCCGTCGCGATCGACCCCGGGACCGGACAGATCCTGGGAATGGTCTCCACCCCCTCGTACGACCCGTCGAAGATCAGCGGGACGTCGGACGGCGACACCTGGCAGGAGCTGCTCTCCGACCCGGACAAGCCGCTGGTCAACCGGGCGCTGCGGCAGCCGCTGGCACCCGGCTCGACGTTCAAACTGGTGGTGGCGTCGGCGGCACTGGAGAACGGCCTCTACAGCTCGGTCGACGAGCGCACGGACAGCCCCGACCCGTACACGCTGCCCGGCACCTCCACGGTCCTGAAGAACGAGAGCGCCTCCGCCCCCTGCGAGAACGCGACCCTGCGCACGGCGCTCCAGTACTCCTGCAACAACGTCTTCGCGAAGGTCGCCGCCGATCTCGGCGAGGACAAGGTGAGGGCGATGGCGGAGAAGTTCGGCTTCAACACGGAGAAGCTGGATGTCCCGGTGCGCGCCTCGAAGAGCGTCTATCCGTCCGGCATGGACAAGTCGTCGACGGCGCTGACCGGCATCGGCCAGTTCGAGGTCACCGCCACCCCGATGCAGATGGCGATGGTCTCCGCGGCCCTCGCCAACGGCGGGGAGCTGGCGGCGCCGCACATGGTGTCCGAGGTGACGGACTCGGACGGCAACGCCCTGCAGAAGTTCGCGGACGGTGACACGAAGCGGGTCGTCTCCGCCTCGACCGCCGAGCAGCTGCGCAGCGCGATGGTCACCGTCGTCGAGCAGGGCACCGGCACCAACGCCCGGATCGACGGGGCGGAGGTCGGCGGCAAGACGGGCACCGCGCAGAACGGAGTGGGCAACAGCAACACCCCGTACGCCTGGTTCACCTCGTACGCGAAGGACAGATCCACCGGCAAGGAGGTCGCGGTCGCCGTGGTCGTCGAGGACTCGGGCTCGGCGCGCTCCGAGGTCAGCGGCAACGGACTGGCGGCGCCGATCGCGCAGAAGATGATGAAGGCGGCGCTCAAGAGGTGA
- a CDS encoding GNAT family N-acetyltransferase, whose product MSAAEVTLREVRGSDLPLFYAYMCDPESVRTAAFTSEDPTDRAAFDAHWRRLLADRTIVMRTVLADGAVVGNAGVYGPEGDRQVTYWIDRAHWGRGLATAALRALLDAVPERPLHARAAADNTGSRRVLEKCGFTVTGEDRGFAHARGELTDELLFTLAPPAGRTDEGRSATR is encoded by the coding sequence ATGAGCGCGGCCGAGGTGACCCTGCGCGAGGTGCGCGGCAGCGATCTGCCGCTGTTCTACGCGTACATGTGCGATCCGGAGTCCGTCCGCACGGCCGCGTTCACCAGCGAGGACCCCACCGACCGGGCCGCGTTCGACGCCCACTGGAGGCGGCTCCTGGCCGACCGGACGATCGTGATGCGGACGGTGCTCGCCGACGGCGCGGTGGTCGGCAACGCCGGGGTGTACGGGCCCGAGGGCGACCGCCAGGTCACCTACTGGATCGACCGGGCGCACTGGGGCCGCGGGCTCGCTACCGCCGCGCTGCGGGCGCTGCTGGACGCCGTGCCCGAACGTCCGCTGCACGCCCGGGCGGCGGCCGACAACACCGGTTCGCGCCGGGTGCTGGAGAAGTGCGGCTTCACCGTCACGGGCGAGGACCGGGGCTTCGCGCACGCCCGCGGCGAGCTGACCGACGAGCTGCTCTTCACCCTGGCGCCCCCGGCCGGCCGGACGGACGAAGGGCGCTCCGCGACCCGGTGA
- a CDS encoding IclR family transcriptional regulator: protein MSVAESGGAQVKSAVRTVELLEYFAGRPGMHSLAAVQEAVGYPKSSLYMLLRTLVELGWVETDATGTRYGIGVRALLVGTSYIDGDEVVAAARPTLDRLSDDTTETIHLARLDGTNVVYLATRQSQHYLRPFTRVGRRLPAHSTSLGKALLATHSDEQVRKMLPETLPALTEHTLTDREKLIEELHVIREQGYAVDREENTLGLRCFGIAIPYRTPARDAISCSVPVARLTPAHEQMVKDALFDARDRLTLATRRL from the coding sequence ATGTCGGTTGCCGAGTCAGGTGGGGCACAGGTCAAGTCCGCGGTACGGACGGTGGAGCTGCTCGAGTACTTCGCCGGGCGGCCCGGTATGCATTCGCTGGCGGCCGTGCAGGAAGCCGTGGGCTATCCCAAGTCGAGCCTCTACATGCTGCTGCGCACCCTGGTCGAGCTGGGCTGGGTGGAGACCGACGCGACGGGGACGCGGTACGGCATCGGCGTGCGGGCGCTACTGGTCGGCACCTCGTACATCGACGGCGACGAGGTCGTCGCGGCCGCCAGGCCGACGCTGGACAGGCTCTCCGACGACACCACGGAGACCATCCACCTGGCCCGCCTCGACGGTACGAACGTGGTCTATCTCGCCACCCGGCAGTCCCAGCACTATCTGCGTCCCTTCACCCGCGTCGGCCGCCGGCTGCCCGCCCACTCCACCTCGCTCGGCAAGGCGCTGCTGGCCACCCACAGCGACGAGCAGGTCCGCAAGATGCTGCCGGAGACGCTGCCCGCGCTGACCGAGCACACCCTCACCGACCGCGAGAAGCTCATCGAGGAGCTGCACGTCATCCGCGAGCAGGGGTATGCGGTGGACCGCGAGGAGAACACCCTGGGGCTGCGGTGCTTCGGGATCGCGATCCCGTACCGGACTCCGGCGCGCGACGCGATCAGCTGCTCGGTGCCGGTCGCCCGGCTCACTCCCGCGCACGAGCAGATGGTCAAGGACGCGCTCTTCGACGCGCGGGACCGTCTGACGCTGGCCACCCGGAGGCTCTGA
- a CDS encoding aldehyde dehydrogenase (NADP(+)), whose amino-acid sequence MAAAPVWSVDPRTGNPREQVAVEATAEEVDRAVRAAHAVRDSLADRTVRAAFLRTAADLLAEAGEHVIEAADAETALGPARLTGELARTAAQLRAFAEVVDEGAFLDIHIDHADATRTPPWPDLRRYKIPLGVVAVYAASNFPLAFSVPGGDTASALAAGCPVVVKAHPDHPATSELCASVLRRAAAKVGLPEDVLILVHGFEAGVELVKHPLVAAAGFTGSIRGGRALFDAAAARPTPIPFHGELGSLNPVVVTEAAAAERGEQIGAGLAGSMTMGAGQFCTKPGFVLAPTGETGDRLLKSLTDAVSDSEAAVMLDHRMRDAFVAGVRARAELPDVDAPVTPGASGDHTVSAGFLTVPAHLLATEGPHDTLLEECFGPVTVVARYASEDEITAVLSRLPGNLTATLQIAEEGADADAPGLLAALTPLAGRVLVNGWPTGVAVAPAQHHGGPYPATTSTSTSVGATAIERWLRPVSYQTTPEALLPPELREDNPLGLPRRVDGRRA is encoded by the coding sequence GTGGCAGCAGCACCAGTCTGGAGCGTCGACCCCCGCACCGGGAACCCGCGTGAGCAGGTTGCGGTGGAGGCTACAGCGGAGGAGGTCGACCGTGCCGTCAGGGCGGCACATGCCGTACGGGACTCGCTGGCCGACCGCACCGTACGCGCCGCCTTCCTGCGTACCGCGGCCGATCTGCTCGCCGAGGCCGGTGAGCACGTGATCGAGGCCGCCGACGCGGAGACCGCACTCGGCCCGGCCCGGCTCACCGGTGAGCTCGCCCGCACCGCAGCCCAGTTGCGGGCCTTCGCCGAGGTCGTCGACGAGGGCGCCTTCCTCGACATCCACATCGACCACGCGGACGCCACCCGGACCCCGCCGTGGCCCGACCTGCGCCGCTACAAGATCCCGCTCGGCGTCGTCGCCGTCTACGCGGCCAGCAACTTCCCGCTCGCCTTCTCCGTACCCGGCGGCGACACCGCCAGCGCCCTGGCGGCCGGCTGCCCGGTCGTCGTCAAGGCGCACCCCGACCACCCCGCCACCTCCGAGCTGTGCGCCTCCGTGCTGCGCCGGGCTGCCGCCAAGGTCGGCCTGCCCGAGGACGTACTGATCCTGGTGCACGGCTTCGAGGCAGGCGTCGAGCTGGTCAAGCACCCGCTCGTGGCCGCCGCCGGCTTCACCGGCTCGATCCGCGGCGGGAGGGCGCTGTTCGACGCGGCGGCCGCCCGGCCCACCCCGATCCCGTTCCACGGCGAGCTCGGCTCCCTCAACCCCGTCGTCGTCACCGAGGCGGCCGCCGCCGAGCGCGGCGAGCAGATCGGTGCCGGGCTCGCGGGCTCGATGACGATGGGCGCGGGCCAGTTCTGCACCAAGCCCGGCTTCGTCCTGGCCCCGACGGGCGAGACCGGCGACCGGCTGCTGAAGTCGCTGACCGACGCGGTCAGCGACAGCGAGGCCGCGGTCATGCTCGACCACCGGATGCGGGACGCCTTCGTCGCAGGTGTACGGGCCCGGGCCGAACTCCCGGACGTGGACGCCCCCGTCACCCCCGGCGCGAGTGGTGACCACACCGTCTCCGCCGGCTTCCTGACCGTACCGGCGCACCTGCTGGCGACCGAAGGCCCGCACGACACGCTCCTGGAGGAGTGCTTCGGCCCGGTCACCGTCGTGGCCCGGTACGCCTCCGAGGACGAGATCACCGCCGTCCTGTCCCGGCTCCCCGGCAACCTCACCGCCACTCTCCAGATCGCCGAGGAGGGCGCCGACGCCGACGCCCCCGGACTCCTCGCGGCCCTCACCCCGCTGGCCGGCCGGGTCCTCGTCAACGGCTGGCCGACCGGTGTCGCGGTCGCCCCCGCCCAGCACCACGGCGGCCCCTACCCGGCCACCACCTCCACCTCCACCTCGGTCGGCGCCACCGCGATCGAACGCTGGCTGCGCCCGGTCAGCTACCAGACGACACCGGAGGCACTGCTGCCGCCGGAACTGCGCGAGGACAACCCGCTGGGCCTGCCGCGCCGGGTGGACGGACGCCGCGCATGA
- a CDS encoding DUF1349 domain-containing protein — MTPILPELPFELRSFGPEGQWSYEGGVLTGRAGVRQDRFVPPGGDALDPASDAPRLLGVAPDGDFQLIARVNVGFAAAFDAGVLYLHVGEREWAKLCLELSPADPTICTVVTRGRSDDANAFVVDGESCWLRLSRNGSAFAFHASADGEKWTFVRVFDLGDAAAASIGFLVQSPTGEGCEASFDRIAFRPTGLDDLRDGS, encoded by the coding sequence ATGACGCCGATCCTTCCCGAACTCCCCTTTGAGCTGCGGTCGTTCGGACCGGAGGGGCAGTGGTCGTACGAGGGCGGTGTACTGACCGGACGGGCGGGCGTCCGCCAGGACCGGTTCGTACCGCCCGGTGGCGACGCCCTCGACCCCGCGAGCGACGCACCGCGCCTGCTCGGTGTGGCACCGGACGGCGACTTCCAGCTGATCGCCCGGGTGAACGTCGGCTTCGCAGCGGCCTTCGACGCCGGGGTGCTCTATCTGCACGTCGGCGAACGGGAATGGGCGAAGCTCTGCCTGGAACTCTCCCCGGCCGACCCCACCATCTGCACCGTCGTCACCCGCGGCCGCTCCGACGACGCCAACGCCTTCGTCGTGGACGGCGAAAGCTGCTGGCTGCGGCTCAGCCGCAACGGCAGCGCGTTCGCCTTCCACGCCTCGGCCGACGGCGAGAAGTGGACCTTCGTCCGCGTCTTCGACCTCGGCGACGCGGCAGCGGCGTCGATCGGCTTCCTCGTCCAGTCGCCGACCGGCGAGGGCTGCGAGGCGTCGTTCGACCGGATCGCGTTCCGCCCGACCGGGCTCGACGATCTGCGCGACGGCAGCTGA
- a CDS encoding GNAT family N-acetyltransferase, protein MIRTATPADLDAVVQLHTEARATYYRGHLPEEEYAGAAEVGRSRGGWSRAIDRPDATVLCAERDGTLAGIAAFAVRDGVMHLTQLHVSPSHWRTGIGTELHTACVDAWRQAGVDSARLEVFVHNTRAQAFYADRGWAPDPDHPHVGTHLVLRRTVS, encoded by the coding sequence ATGATCAGAACTGCCACGCCCGCCGATCTCGACGCCGTCGTCCAGCTGCACACCGAGGCCCGCGCCACCTACTACCGGGGCCACCTCCCGGAGGAGGAGTACGCGGGTGCCGCCGAGGTCGGCCGCAGCCGCGGTGGCTGGTCCCGCGCCATAGACCGCCCGGACGCCACCGTGCTCTGCGCCGAGCGGGACGGGACCCTCGCCGGCATCGCGGCCTTCGCCGTACGCGACGGCGTCATGCACCTCACGCAACTCCACGTCTCCCCGTCCCACTGGCGTACCGGAATCGGCACCGAACTCCACACCGCCTGCGTCGACGCCTGGCGGCAGGCCGGAGTGGACAGCGCCCGGCTGGAAGTCTTCGTGCACAACACCCGCGCCCAGGCCTTCTACGCCGACCGGGGCTGGGCCCCCGATCCCGACCACCCGCACGTCGGCACCCATCTGGTCCTGCGCCGCACGGTGAGCTGA